TATGTGCTTTACTATaggtatatattttttatttaatcaatttttactatttctaataaaaatattattaaccaTTATATATagtaattcaaattttttttattacaccgtatattaaataaataataattataaaattatacgtaattattgtatgcaatattgtacgatattgtaagATATCGTATctaattatatgcaattaatttaatgataGAATCAATTATTAGTGATCCTAATTATATTGTAATTTGGATAGAAAACTCCCTACactaatatatatttcttatacatataatttaataaaggTTTCACCGTCGAGCAAATTCAACCATTTGCCTAGGCTATTTACTCGTTCAACAATAACGACAtaaaagtgacacgtttgttaACTCGTCTATTAATTATGCTTTTACGAAATCATGAATTTTAGATAGCGGACCAACCAATCATTTTTCATCTGATTCACGattttttcacacacacttcattATCATTTGTTCAAATATTAATCTGTCTACGGGCTCAACTGTGCTCATCTCATCTACGGGCTCTCTCTCTCAAAGATGTTATTTGTgttctttcttttaatttaaatatcatgtTAGTAAGATAAtcagttcactaaattgttgtgttgtttttactccacatcacatggttgcgttttacCGGACTTGGCTAtggggaggatgattggctccGTAAACACACGCAgccttatactacatgtcccctctcCCAAACCAaacccacgcatctcaaatttcgATCAAATCAaccctgatttatggcacaagcgcctCGGACATCCTTATGCGGCGTGTGTCTACAACTTGCatcttccttactacctattagtaaaaatctcattttcattcaataattgtagtatttgtctcaaagctaaacagacaaggctaccctttcctttaagcacaataaaatttcattctccatttaatctattgcattgtgacatttggttCCTCATAAAACCCCAGCTCATTTTGGAAAATTAACAACTctgaggtgtctcctcaccattgcagaAATTGGTTAGCTAGATAGGCAAAATGTCTTCTTACctggcacattgcatgaaattatttacatggacttgccactcGGACATCATCGAGGGGAACATTCTATGTCAACTCAACAAATCTCTCTCAAACACGCATCATGGACatctctattcacaagacataactcatcatttactgcctTTTGATTTACCCTTTTGATTTATGCgaatgatattcttttgacagaaattcagcgactgtctattacaacaatttcgcattaaagatcttggagacttaaaatattttataggaattgaattttcccgttccaaaaCTGGTATTTACATGCCCCAAAGAAAAcatgcgcttgatattttgcaggatacgggaggtgctcgtccagacaaattttTAGTGgagcaatacctaaaactcacaccagacgatgaagagttattaaaggatccagtcaaatacagacgactcgtgggacgacttatatacctcacggttactcggcctgacataccatttttcggttcggaccctaagtcaatatataccgACCCCACGGAAACCATGCCGCAATTTGAGTCCTAAAGTATATCAAAGGATCGACACAAGATTGCTATTTCTATCCGATAACAATCTGTcattgacagcttattgtgATTCTGTGAGGTTGTTAAACAAGATCAATATTtgggtattgcatttttcttagttcttctaaataaaaaagaatagaaACGTGTACCGCACGATGACGAATACTTGTTTGGATATAGTTTGATTGTGATATATGTTGCAGGATTTAAATGTGACATGTAAGCTCAACTTTTATGTGATAATCAAGTagcattacatatagcagcaaacaCTGGGCAAggaatagttttttttactgAAACTGCCACACAAGTTGGGGGTTCAAGAGAGTACttaggaaataataattatcaaattatacacaatATACAATATTGAACatattatattcaattatatgcaattaatttaactgacatattatattcaattatatacaattaatttaataatgatataatTTCATGATTAGTGAATCTTATCTAATTAAATTGTAATTCATTAcactaatatatattttcatatttcatataaatgtaaatacatataaaaaaaataaaaaatttttttttacctaCAATTTTCTTATATCCTAACTTTGTAATTAGTTCAGAACAACCCATTACAAAGAAAAAGGTTAATTTTGTTGACTAAAATaattgtttcttttatattttaagtaaaacaaaattatcattttatattaaaataaagctGACAAAAGCATGTGACATATAAATGCGAGTGATATCTCAGCCAAACTACCCAATTTATGTGCTATTATGGAAACAACCTATAATTGTACTCGTATCCAatagtttatttaaaatatatataaatacaagtcacttcaaatttaagatttaggtgtcagtaaataaaaataaaatctctATAAAGGTAAGATATTAATTACTTTCAAATACGAGGGTCCACATTATTAAAGAGAATATGTGATAGATATTATGAAATCCATTAACATGATTTTTGAAACCGAAGTTACTTTGTATTATTTGTTGATATCGTGCAATAACTTTATAGCGTAGTTTGTAATTTGGTAGGTTCTAGCAGAAGTAACAGCAGCAAAAATCACACGAGAACATCATGGCAATAATTCAAATATCTTATAATTCCTCttaaaacattattaattttatgaaataatCTCATGTCCTCATATCCTCCTGCTTCAAATATCCTCTTCCAAGGACGAAAATCATCATCTTACAAAAATCTATTGCACACATAATTTCAAACGTCAACAGCTAAATCcgtttttcataaaataaatttagttattaaaattGTCATTGTACtgtgaagtaaaaaaaaaacatcatttgATTACATCAATTCTATGTTTCGTACATAGAATGATAAGAGGTGGTGATGAAAGACTTTTGTCAATAAATCATCATATATTATTCTTGATCGTAAGGATATTTACATAAATCACACTAATTTATGATAATTATTCTCAATTAACAAGAAAGAAACAAGAATCATTATCGAGTTTTCATTGGTGTTGAAATATTATGGATTGAAaggaaatttaatttgtttatcaTAGTGAAAAAATTAAGGAGGAGGATTAGATAAGTAATGTCTTGTTAAATTtgaatagaataaaaaattggaatagttatatgtatatatttgatgTGAATAATGTATATTtgagataaaataatattttttttaggtgTTTTCAAATGTATATCATTGTCATATGATATATAACCGAAGATGGGTAGGTTTGATGAAGATAGTTGTAATTGAAGTTCGATACCGAATGAAACTTCAATTGTGGAAGATTTTTCCAAGTTTAAGCAAATCATGTACTCTCTTTAATAAATAATACCCAGTAACAAAACATATTCAGtttattaaatactttttttttacttaactGAAAGAGATGTTAATactgaatttaatttttcaataatcCATGATAAAAACGCTTTATCCGAATATTTTTTAGGtgatgataaaatattttgaaaataatttatatagaaTTTTCTATTATAACTGTTTTTGTGTAtacaaatttgtttctattttatttttattaagattttattttattattttattttagatattttatttatttcttattttttaagtatttattaaataattaattatttttataattatttaaaaactgttttatttttctacttttaaaaaccgttatcaattttaaattttagatgtGAAGTTAGTTTATGTGAAACGAAATCGTATATTAAACATTTTGAACAGTTTATTAAACGTTTTGAACAGTTTATTAAACGAACCGTTTATTAAACATTGAACGGTTTATTAAACGTGAAACAATTTATTAAACGTAGAATAATTcttattatttgaaataatttatcttcatctttcttaaaattattataatttttatttctttttatcattTAGTTTAGTTGTTATTCATTCTTATCATTTGATTTAATTGTTAtctctttttattatttgatttattttttaaaaaatataaatataaattatttaaatattaaagatatatatatatatatatattatatcaataaaaaaaaatacagatatACGACATCAGAACGTCTGTGTTGGTGTTAGCAAAATATAAACTGAATTCCTCTAtattaatagaaaaaagaaattatattaatatagaaCAGATCTTTCAACTGAATTTTGTGATTTAAAATAGTGTTGTAAAGCAAAAGGTTTAACATCCGTACTAATTAATTTGACGGAATAAGAAGCAGTAAGTAGTAACAAGCAAGAAGAATGTTCTGGAAGAACATTTTTAGAATCTCCAATATCTCATTAGTAACATCTCTCACTAAGTAACAATTTTATGGAAAAAGAGAAGAATCAACAGAACAGAACTCACACGTGTCGCATTGAGATTTTTCCGTTTTTCCTCAAAACCAACGGTGCCACCTCATGTTTCAACTAACCTATAAATACACTTGCACACTTGTTTTGAATTTTCATCCCAATTTAGCTCCAATCACTTCATCATTTAACCAAGCACATTTCAACTATTGAATTACCATAATCATATAGCAAAATTAAGTTAAGTATCGATGACTCCAAAGACGGGGAGGGTGCAAGGTTCTTTGAAAATCAGCAAGGAATCTCAATGGATCAAGAAATCACCGGTGAGTAAGGTTCAGCACAAGGAACCAGTGATTATATACACGCAAACGCCCAGGATCATTCAGACGCACGCGCGTCACTTCATGGAGCTCGTCCAGAAGCTCACCGGAATCTGTCACTCCGATCTCGACGATACTGGCGATGCCGATGCCTTCGAACCGGCGACGCCATCGTTACTCGAGGAGTTGGAGGAGAACGAGGCGGCGGCGTCGGTGATTACGGAGGAGGAGGATAGCTGCAACAGCGTTGGTGAGGTGAAGTCCAGTTTCATGGCGTTGGACCCTTCGCTGATACCTGATTATGTCACGAATTTTGCAGTGTTCGAATCTGAGTTCTTGAACGCCAATCCCAATCAACCGTTGCTGCACTTCGCCGATCCATTGTTATCGTTATGAGGAGCTTCAGTATGGATCCACGTGAACAAGTTAGTTTCTTCGGTgctatttattaattaattaattaattttcaaataataagggtttctttattttttttaaagtattagATTAATAAACAAAGATATtagattaataaattaataagcATAGATATTAGATGGATGGATGATGGATGTACATTTGTCTGTGTATAGATTAACTCTGAAATATCTTTCTGGATAATAAATATCTTTATTGGGAAATAAAGGAAAATTTATATGCATACACTTTGAATCTAtagtttttttcttgttttaattttaaatatttggtttttgtttagaaattatacaaacttttcaaaatcagATTTCtgaaaaaagaataaagaataaAGTAGGAGTGATTATACATGGAATTTGTTATTCTATTTAATTTCACTCCAAATTTATTGTCCATGTAGGTTAATAGTGGATTGACCTTTTAACTGCTTTCAGTTTTCATTTTgacacttaataaaaaaaaattacattgttAGTtgattaatctttaaaataaattattttattggtgTTGGATACGTGTGAGTAGAAAATGAGATGTTAATATATGTTAAATTTTGGttgtgaaattaaataatatttttctatattgaATTTGTGACTCGAGATGTTATTGAATTTTATGTGTTTTAACACAATAAACTTAAACTTACGTTAACACGGGTGTTTACAGTTAATAAAATTTTCTaattacttttcttttaaatataacGTTTAACAAcgtactttttttaatatagttcACACATGATAAaattcattagtttttttttaattaagaaaaaaaattaagacttATATGACTTTTTAATCTACaattttcaattaataataattttttattatcaatgtTCCACATTAaaggatttttttaataacaccaaatgaaaaatacaataaattaagtATGCTTTAACTTTCTTAATTCTGAATATTTTCaaacaaataatatttgaaGTCAAATTAGATACTTCTTTCTAAATGTAAACATAATTGAAATTAATGTAACGACGCCttattataattgaaattaTGAGGATAGGAAGAAAATTATGTCTTAGTTGATAGTTTCAATGTTTCCTTTCTAATTTTGTGTATCCTTACGTAAAATTATACATCGtctaaaaatattatgaataaaaatcattaaattttaaagatttttattcaaaatattttataattaaaccagagattgtaaatatttttttttcgttggttccaaatttaaaataaaaaatcatgacCAAAACctgaattaatatataaaataatattaatatgcaaataaaaactcaaaatcctaagata
The sequence above is a segment of the Phaseolus vulgaris cultivar G19833 chromosome 2, P. vulgaris v2.0, whole genome shotgun sequence genome. Coding sequences within it:
- the LOC137809831 gene encoding VQ motif-containing protein 20-like — translated: MTPKTGRVQGSLKISKESQWIKKSPVSKVQHKEPVIIYTQTPRIIQTHARHFMELVQKLTGICHSDLDDTGDADAFEPATPSLLEELEENEAAASVITEEEDSCNSVVFESEFLNANPNQPLLHFADPLLSL